GGTTCGCCAAAGACCTGGAATTCAACGCCGCGGTTCTGCTGCTCGCCGTCTGCGGCAAAGGTGTTGCTGGCATTTTTATAAGAAAACGGCTTGGAAATCTGGAACAGGGCCACGCTGCCGCCAAAGCTGCCGAAATCGGCCTTTGCCCCGATTTCATATTGTTCGGAGGTGTAAGGGGCCAGCTGTTCGCTCGGGTTGGTCAGGGTCGCATCACTTGCCGCACTGGCGGCTGTTTCGCCGGGCGACAGGGATTCCATATAGTTGGCATAAACCGACACCTGATCGGTCACATTGCCGACAATCCCGACCATTGGCGTATATTCGTCCGCGTCATAGTTGCTTGATTGTGCACCGCTGGTCAGATCGAACTGCTTGGTATTGACCGACTGACGGCGAATACCGCCCGTGACACTGACGCGGTCGTCAAGGAAGCTGACGGTATCGGCCAGAAAATAACTGGTCAGTTCGTTGATATTACGAAGCCCCGGATCACTCAGATTGCCTGATGGCGCTGCCAGCGCCGGATAGCCTGTGGGTGTCGGCCCGTAAATATTGCCGGTAAACGCCGAAGTTCTTGGCGAAAACGCCCAAGCCTGATGGCTTTTGTTCTGAAGGTAGGAAACCCCGGCATTCAGTTCATGCTTTACCACGCCGGTTTCAAATTTAACGCGCGCACCGGTCAGCGCACTATTGGTCGTATCTTCGCGAATGATGGTCGAACCGCCATAGGTCATGGTGCCATCAGTACCGGTAATTGTCGGCGTGGAATAAATCCCGGATTCTTCCATGTGGCGGGTGCCTGCGGCGGCATAGGCCATAAGATAGTCGTTCACATCATGTTCGACGCGGCCCTGGACAAAGCTGTCCTCAAGGTCGGCCCATGTCCCATCCGCATTATAGTTATGGCTGGCATCCGGGGCATCGGGGATGTTCGTAAGCGCGCTGTCGAGGTTTACCGATGTCCGCCCATGATCAATATTCTTTTCATTATGCCCGGCATCGACCGTGATGCGGGTATCATCGCCGCGATAATCGAATGACAGCGACCCGATCTGGCTGTTGCGGTCTTCGTCATCGATGGCGGTTTCACCGTCGCCATATTTCAGATTGGCGCGAATGCCGAACTGGTTATTTTTGCCAAAACGCCGACCGAAATCGACATGCCCGCCGGTCTGGCTGTTCATTTCATAGAATGTCGTGACACTGGTGATCGGATCATCTGTCGCGCGTTTGGGGATAAGGTTAATGCCGCCGCCAATGCCGCTGCCGCCCGGTGACATGCCGTTGATGAATGCAGATGCGCCTTTGACAACTTCGACCCGCTCATACATCGACATGTCGATCAACTGGCGCGGTGCCGTGCCATAAAGGCCGTCCAGCATCACATCATCACCGTCAAGAACGAAGCCGCGGATCATGAAGCGGTCACCCGATCCGCCATAGCTATAGGATGTCAGAACGCCCGGATCGTTATCAACCACATCGGCAAGTGTATCGGCCTGCTGGTTTTTGATCACTTCGCTGGTATAGCTGGTGATGCTGACCGGGATATCCAGATTGTCCTTGTTGCCCAAAACACCGGCCCGGCCACCCGTCGCGACCTGACCACCGGCATAGACCGGCGGGGTCGGATCGCCTGCCTGTGATGTGGCGTTGTCCTCTACCCGGATCGGGGCCAGCCTGATGGCATCGTCGGTTTCGGTCTGTGTGCTGTTTGTGCTGCTCTCCGTCGCGTCCTGCGCATGAGCGGGAAGGGCAACAACAGCAGACATGCTGACAGACGCCAGCAATAGGGTACTGAATGTATGACGTTTGAAGATCGGTGTGATCGGCATGAAAAAACCCCAAGGTCGAATTTCCCCGCCCCCCGGCGGGATCGATATGGGGTGCTGATTATCACTATTGATAATCAATCTCAATATAAATGATTATTATTATCAATATCGATGTAATTGTTCAGTTATTCAATCGCGGGGTGGATTGGCGCTGTTTGGCAAGCCGGGCATGGCCCGCTTAATCGGCATAAATCATTTTATGCGTCATGCCGCCATCAATACGGATGGTTTCGCCGGTCATGAAGCCTGATTGTTCATGATCCAGCAGGAAGGCGACCATCTTTGCGATATCATCAGGTGTTCCGATGCGGCCCGCCGGGTGTTGCTGGCGGTCGATGTCACGGTGTTGCGGTTCTTCACGGGCGGATGATTTCTGCCAGTCACCAACTTCGATCCAGCCCGGCGCAATGCCATTGACCCGCACCGCCCCCGAAAGGCTGACCGCCATGGCATGGGTCAAGGCAACCATGCCGCCCTTTGATGCGGCATAGGCTTCGGTATTGGGCTCGGACTGAAAGGCGCGGGTCGATGCGATATTGACAATCGCCCCACGGGTTTTGCGCAAATGCTGTGTCGCATGTTTGGCTGCCAGAAACGCCCCACCCAGATTGACATTGATCACCCGTTGCCAGTTTTCCCAATCCAGATGTTCGAACGATCCCGAATGCGGGTCGGCAATCCCGGCATTATTGACCAGCCCGTCAATACGCCCGAACCGGTCGACGGTCTGCTGAACCGCAATCGCCACATCATGTTCATTGGCAATGTCGCCCTTGAAAAACAGGGCACGTTCCTGCTGATCTTCGGAAAGGGCAGTGATGGCTTCATCCCCGGCATCCGCATCCAGATCAAACAGCATGACCTTCCACCCGGTGGACAGAAGATGCTGCGTTATGCCCAGTCCCAGGCCCTGCGCGGCACCGGTGACGAAGGCGACCTTGGGATCGGGGATGTTGTTCATGTGCTGCTTTGCCCGTATCAAGATGGAAGGAATTGGTGAATTTTATCAACGCATTGAAAATGGACCTGTTCCGGTCCGATGCAACGCATCAGCCGAAATTTAATCTTGTATCTCGTCTCCCGCCGTTTCCAGTTGATCAAGCAGCGCATGAACGAACCCCATTTGCCGACCGTCAAGCCCCCGGGCTCTGGCGGCATCCTGAAGGGCTTCGGTCGCTTCAAGATGCAGGCGGTAATGCCCGGG
The Thalassospira xiamenensis M-5 = DSM 17429 DNA segment above includes these coding regions:
- a CDS encoding glucose 1-dehydrogenase, coding for MNNIPDPKVAFVTGAAQGLGLGITQHLLSTGWKVMLFDLDADAGDEAITALSEDQQERALFFKGDIANEHDVAIAVQQTVDRFGRIDGLVNNAGIADPHSGSFEHLDWENWQRVINVNLGGAFLAAKHATQHLRKTRGAIVNIASTRAFQSEPNTEAYAASKGGMVALTHAMAVSLSGAVRVNGIAPGWIEVGDWQKSSAREEPQHRDIDRQQHPAGRIGTPDDIAKMVAFLLDHEQSGFMTGETIRIDGGMTHKMIYAD
- a CDS encoding TonB-dependent receptor, which translates into the protein MPITPIFKRHTFSTLLLASVSMSAVVALPAHAQDATESSTNSTQTETDDAIRLAPIRVEDNATSQAGDPTPPVYAGGQVATGGRAGVLGNKDNLDIPVSITSYTSEVIKNQQADTLADVVDNDPGVLTSYSYGGSGDRFMIRGFVLDGDDVMLDGLYGTAPRQLIDMSMYERVEVVKGASAFINGMSPGGSGIGGGINLIPKRATDDPITSVTTFYEMNSQTGGHVDFGRRFGKNNQFGIRANLKYGDGETAIDDEDRNSQIGSLSFDYRGDDTRITVDAGHNEKNIDHGRTSVNLDSALTNIPDAPDASHNYNADGTWADLEDSFVQGRVEHDVNDYLMAYAAAGTRHMEESGIYSTPTITGTDGTMTYGGSTIIREDTTNSALTGARVKFETGVVKHELNAGVSYLQNKSHQAWAFSPRTSAFTGNIYGPTPTGYPALAAPSGNLSDPGLRNINELTSYFLADTVSFLDDRVSVTGGIRRQSVNTKQFDLTSGAQSSNYDADEYTPMVGIVGNVTDQVSVYANYMESLSPGETAASAASDATLTNPSEQLAPYTSEQYEIGAKADFGSFGGSVALFQISKPFSYKNASNTFAADGEQQNRGVEFQVFGEPVTGTRILGGITVYDAELTDTQNGTNDGHTPIGIPDYVAKLGIEYDLPFLKGATVNARAVHTASQYVNATNTLSIPSWTRLDLGARYTTEVHEYPVTIRANIENVTDSDYWASANGGYLTMGTPLTAKLSLTADF